A window of the Halopseudomonas phragmitis genome harbors these coding sequences:
- a CDS encoding type II secretion system protein — protein MHTGKAQRGFSYLGTLFLVTLLGAALAGTGQLWSVTSQRAKEQDLLWTGTQYARALRSYYYSSPGVAVYPRELAELLEDNRHPQPRRHLRRLYPDPISGKADWGLIRSVDGGIAGVYSRSQTQPFKRAGFVPQWQGFTGMQHYSDWHFVAENAFAAQAGQPNVPRSNSGRQP, from the coding sequence ATGCACACTGGTAAAGCCCAACGGGGCTTCAGCTACCTGGGGACACTGTTTCTGGTGACCCTGCTGGGTGCTGCTCTGGCGGGTACCGGACAGCTCTGGTCGGTCACCAGTCAGCGGGCCAAGGAGCAGGATCTGCTCTGGACCGGCACCCAGTATGCCCGTGCCTTGCGCAGTTACTACTACAGCTCGCCAGGGGTGGCGGTGTATCCCCGGGAACTGGCCGAGTTGTTGGAAGACAACCGCCACCCGCAACCACGTCGGCACCTGCGCCGGTTGTATCCAGACCCCATAAGCGGCAAGGCCGACTGGGGACTGATTCGCAGTGTCGACGGCGGCATCGCCGGAGTCTACAGCCGTTCCCAGACCCAGCCGTTCAAGCGGGCGGGGTTTGTTCCCCAATGGCAGGGCTTCACCGGTATGCAGCACTACTCGGACTGGCATTTCGTCGCCGAGAACGCCTTTGCGGCACAGGCTGGGCAGCCCAATGTGCCGCGCAGCAACAGCGGGAGGCAGCCATGA
- a CDS encoding type II secretion system protein yields the protein MNRRRGSGFTLIELVVTLAILALLAGMAAPLAETLVRRDKERELKRALYEMRDAIDRYKLYADAGYIDKPAGSSGYPPNLTVLVEGVRDKRSARGEAFYFLRRIPRDPFAAELDVQRHWGLRASTSSVEDPREGDDVFDVYSLARGVGLNGIAYREW from the coding sequence ATGAACAGGCGTCGCGGCTCAGGCTTTACCCTGATCGAGCTGGTGGTGACCTTGGCGATTCTGGCCCTGCTGGCCGGGATGGCCGCACCGCTGGCTGAGACCCTGGTACGCCGCGACAAGGAACGTGAACTCAAGCGGGCACTGTATGAAATGCGCGATGCGATCGACCGCTACAAGCTCTACGCCGATGCTGGCTATATCGACAAACCGGCCGGCAGCTCGGGCTATCCGCCCAATCTGACGGTGCTGGTCGAGGGCGTGCGTGACAAGCGTAGCGCCCGTGGCGAGGCGTTCTATTTCCTGCGCCGCATTCCCCGTGACCCCTTCGCGGCGGAACTTGATGTTCAGCGCCACTGGGGGCTGCGTGCCTCAACCAGTTCCGTTGAGGATCCGCGTGAAGGTGATGACGTGTTCGACGTCTACTCGCTGGCACGCGGGGTCGGCCTCAACGGCATCGCCTACCGGGAGTGGTGA
- a CDS encoding GspMb/PilO family protein, with product MLYSRLIVLEQFQRIGWPGLCGALLLLLALLLMLPLVLPGSRVVLPSQHDALVVAPVTDNGAQELERFHLALPGQQDAALVIQRIYDLAGHQSIALASGEYALASEPGSRLARYQIMLPVRGSYPQIRRFIHAILADIPALALEDVDLQRRQVNDSQLDGRIRMTLYLAR from the coding sequence ATGCTGTACTCTAGACTGATAGTGCTCGAACAGTTTCAACGCATCGGCTGGCCCGGTTTGTGTGGTGCGCTGTTGCTACTGCTGGCGTTGTTGTTGATGCTGCCGCTGGTGCTACCCGGCAGCCGGGTGGTGTTGCCGAGTCAGCATGACGCTCTGGTGGTGGCGCCAGTGACCGACAACGGCGCCCAGGAGCTGGAGCGCTTCCACCTGGCCTTGCCGGGCCAGCAGGATGCCGCTCTGGTGATCCAGCGTATCTATGACCTGGCCGGACACCAGAGCATTGCCCTGGCCAGTGGTGAATACGCTCTGGCCAGCGAGCCCGGCAGTCGCCTGGCCCGCTATCAGATCATGCTGCCGGTGCGTGGCAGTTATCCGCAGATTCGCCGCTTCATTCATGCCATCCTCGCTGATATTCCCGCTCTGGCACTGGAGGACGTTGACTTGCAACGCCGCCAGGTCAACGACAGCCAGTTAGATGGGCGTATCCGCATGACCTTGTATCTTGCGAGGTAG
- a CDS encoding secretin N-terminal domain-containing protein, which yields MSLRMPYILLLLLVLSACASVSPQREAIALIDEGNYEAGLAQLEEAARQSPRNTHLQIALTTQRSRVVTLLLTQAEQARLMRDPAMTRALLDRVLAIEPDNARAHEGLRQLERQAHLADYHRQGLTALRRGDLLNAERQGRAMLAIDSQSPEGQALMRSIEQLRVREQPISQQLLTRLGRPVTLEFRDADLKVIFEVLAQTSGLNFIFDKDIRQDLKATLFVREVTIAEAVELLLQQNQLHQKVVNDNTILIYPDSPQKLKEYQELVLRTFYLTHIDANSALNLIKNMLKTRDVHVDERLNTLTMRDTQDAVRMAEKLLQLQDQADPEVVLEVEVMEVSRQRILDLGLQWPNTFGVVNSDGSAVTILNQLRGINSGRISISPSPQLRINAQDNDINTLASPVIRVRNREQARIHIGQRVPIISATSVPSTQGPVITESITYLDVGLKLEVQPTVYLNDVVAIRISLEVSNATPLEATRQGTIPVQVDTRNATTTLSLNNGETQLLAGLVRNDHSAAGNKIPGLGDIPTVGRLFGSNRDTTGKSELVLSITPRVVRNLPYQSPVDMEFPMGTESFMRSRPVQLGEGGLDGLGMIQDPGGEAP from the coding sequence ATGAGCCTGCGGATGCCGTATATCCTGCTGCTGTTGCTTGTATTGAGTGCCTGCGCCAGTGTCAGTCCTCAGCGCGAGGCGATTGCCCTGATCGACGAGGGCAACTATGAAGCCGGTCTGGCGCAACTGGAGGAAGCTGCGCGCCAGTCGCCACGCAATACTCACCTGCAAATCGCCCTGACCACCCAGCGCAGCCGGGTGGTTACTCTGTTGCTGACCCAGGCTGAACAGGCCAGGCTGATGCGAGACCCGGCCATGACCCGGGCACTGCTTGATCGGGTGCTGGCGATTGAGCCTGACAATGCCAGAGCCCATGAAGGGCTGCGTCAACTCGAGCGCCAGGCCCATCTGGCGGATTATCATCGCCAGGGTCTGACGGCGCTGCGCCGCGGTGATCTGCTCAATGCCGAACGCCAGGGCAGGGCGATGCTGGCAATCGACAGTCAAAGCCCGGAAGGCCAGGCGCTGATGCGCTCGATCGAGCAACTCAGGGTTCGTGAACAGCCGATCAGCCAGCAATTGCTGACCCGATTGGGGCGTCCGGTGACCCTGGAGTTTCGGGATGCCGACCTGAAGGTGATTTTCGAAGTGCTGGCCCAGACCTCGGGCCTGAACTTCATCTTCGATAAGGATATCCGCCAGGACCTCAAGGCCACCCTGTTCGTGCGCGAGGTCACTATTGCCGAAGCAGTTGAATTGTTGCTGCAGCAGAACCAGTTGCACCAGAAAGTGGTGAACGACAATACCATCCTGATCTATCCCGATTCGCCGCAGAAACTCAAGGAGTATCAGGAGCTGGTGCTGCGGACTTTTTACCTGACCCATATCGATGCCAACTCGGCACTGAACCTGATCAAGAACATGCTCAAGACCCGCGACGTCCATGTCGATGAGCGGCTCAACACCCTGACCATGCGTGATACCCAGGATGCCGTGCGGATGGCCGAGAAACTGCTGCAGTTGCAGGATCAGGCCGACCCTGAAGTGGTGCTGGAAGTCGAGGTTATGGAGGTCTCGCGCCAGCGGATTCTCGACCTGGGGTTGCAGTGGCCCAATACCTTCGGGGTGGTCAACTCCGACGGCAGTGCTGTCACCATCCTCAACCAGTTGCGCGGGATCAACTCCGGGCGGATCAGCATCAGCCCGTCGCCGCAACTGCGGATCAATGCCCAAGACAACGATATCAACACTCTGGCTAGTCCGGTGATCCGGGTGCGCAACCGGGAGCAGGCACGGATTCATATCGGCCAGCGGGTGCCGATTATCAGCGCTACGTCGGTGCCCTCGACCCAGGGGCCGGTGATCACTGAAAGCATCACCTACCTCGATGTCGGCCTGAAACTGGAAGTTCAGCCGACTGTGTACCTCAACGATGTGGTCGCCATCCGGATTTCCCTGGAAGTGAGCAACGCCACGCCGCTGGAGGCCACCCGCCAGGGCACCATTCCGGTTCAGGTCGATACCCGCAACGCCACCACCACCCTGAGCCTGAATAACGGTGAAACCCAGTTGCTGGCTGGCCTGGTGCGCAATGATCACAGCGCTGCCGGCAACAAGATCCCGGGGCTGGGCGATATCCCGACCGTCGGCCGGCTGTTCGGCAGCAACCGCGACACCACCGGAAAGTCCGAACTGGTGTTGTCGATCACGCCCAGGGTAGTGCGCAACCTGCCATACCAGAGCCCGGTCGACATGGAGTTCCCGATGGGTACTGAAAGCTTCATGCGCAGCCGGCCGGTCCAATTGGGTGAGGGTGGCCTTGACGGCCTCGGGATGATTCAGGACCCGGGAGGTGAGGCACCATGA
- a CDS encoding curli assembly protein CsgF, with amino-acid sequence MKRYMMLFAGACLSSGLSATELVYTPVNPAFGGNPLNGTWMLNNAQAQNRHRSSSLSRTSPSSLTALQRFTSQLESRLLSQLLSDIQAGNTGSLTTDAFIINIIDDSGQLSILITDRQTGEVSEIIVNGLTNP; translated from the coding sequence ATGAAACGCTACATGATGCTGTTTGCCGGAGCCTGCCTGAGCAGCGGGCTGTCGGCTACCGAACTGGTCTATACCCCGGTCAATCCGGCGTTCGGCGGCAATCCGCTGAACGGGACCTGGATGCTCAACAATGCCCAGGCACAGAATCGTCACAGATCCTCGAGCCTGAGCCGCACATCACCCAGTAGCCTGACCGCGCTGCAGCGCTTTACCAGCCAGCTCGAGTCGCGCCTGCTGTCGCAGTTGTTGAGCGACATTCAGGCCGGCAACACCGGCAGCCTGACTACCGACGCTTTCATCATCAACATCATCGATGACTCCGGGCAACTGAGTATCTTGATCACCGACCGGCAGACCGGTGAGGTGTCGGAAATCATCGTTAACGGCCTGACCAATCCCTGA
- a CDS encoding CsgE family curli-type amyloid fiber assembly protein produces MTRALLKRLGLAVLLGLAPLPASQALEEHIGGFIIDQSISHIGHQFYRYFAERIRDGGELEFNLVIRERPSARWGSLIWVERDGRVLYHRMLAPNTAQLQLVAHDAADSVLELLLREDLESLLYDTFDMERDEL; encoded by the coding sequence ATGACTCGTGCACTGCTTAAGCGTCTGGGCCTGGCGGTGCTGCTTGGCCTGGCTCCGCTGCCGGCCAGTCAGGCGCTGGAAGAGCATATCGGTGGCTTCATCATCGATCAGAGCATTTCCCATATCGGTCATCAGTTCTACCGCTATTTTGCCGAGCGCATCCGTGATGGCGGTGAACTGGAGTTCAATCTGGTGATACGTGAACGGCCGTCAGCCCGCTGGGGCAGCCTGATCTGGGTCGAGCGCGATGGCCGGGTGCTCTATCACCGAATGCTGGCGCCGAACACCGCCCAACTGCAGTTGGTGGCCCACGACGCGGCTGACAGTGTGCTGGAACTACTACTACGCGAAGACCTGGAAAGCCTGCTGTACGACACCTTCGACATGGAGAGGGACGAGCTATGA
- a CDS encoding type II secretion system protein encodes MKTQSGFTLIELLVVMVIVATLLSIATPRYFNSLEESKETTLKQSLAVMRDMLDQYYGDTGRYPESIEALVEQRYLRQLPEDPFTGSRVTWIEVPPPDGVVGRVADIHSAATGQARDGSWYAHW; translated from the coding sequence ATGAAAACTCAAAGCGGTTTTACCCTGATCGAACTGCTGGTGGTAATGGTCATAGTCGCGACCCTGCTGAGCATCGCCACGCCGCGCTACTTCAACAGCCTGGAGGAGTCGAAGGAAACCACCCTCAAGCAGAGTCTGGCGGTGATGCGCGACATGCTGGATCAGTACTACGGCGACACCGGGCGCTACCCCGAATCGATCGAAGCGCTGGTTGAACAACGTTACCTGCGCCAGTTGCCCGAAGACCCCTTCACCGGCAGCCGGGTGACCTGGATCGAGGTGCCGCCGCCTGATGGCGTGGTCGGGCGGGTAGCCGATATTCACAGTGCCGCGACCGGTCAGGCCCGGGACGGGAGCTGGTATGCACACTGGTAA